In the genome of Neovison vison isolate M4711 chromosome 3, ASM_NN_V1, whole genome shotgun sequence, one region contains:
- the LOC122903011 gene encoding myosin regulatory light chain 12B, producing MSSKKAKTKTTKKRPQRATSNVFAMFDQSQIQEFKEAFNMIDQNRDGFIDKEDLHDMLASLGKNPTDAYLEAMMNEAPGPINFTMFLTMFGEKLNGTDPEDVIRNAFACFDEEATGTIQEDYLRELLTTMGDRFTDEEVDELYREAPIDKKGNFNYIEFTRILKHGAKDKDD from the exons ATGTCGAGCAAAAAGGCAAAGACCAAGACCACCAAGAAGCGCCCCCAGCGCGCAACATCCAACGTATTCGCCATGTTTGACCAGTCACAGATTCAGGAGTTCAAAGAGGCCTTCAACATGATTGATCAGAACAGAGATGGTTTCATTGACAAGGAGGATTTACATGATATGCTTGCTTCTCTAG GGAAGAATCCAACCGATGCATACCTTGAGGCCATGATGAATGAGGCTCCAGGGCCCATAAATTTTACCATGTTCCTCACGATGTTTGGTGAGAAGTTAAATGGCACAGATCCAGAAGATGTCATCAGAAATGCTTTTGCATGCTTTGATGAAGAAGCAACTG GCACCATCCAGGAGGATTACCTGAGAGAGCTGCTGACAACCATGGGAGATCGGTTTACAGACGAGGAGGTGGATGAGCTGTACAGAGAAGCGCCAATCGACAAAAAGGGAAATTTCAATTATATTGAGTTCACGCGCATCCTTAAACATGGAGCAAAAGACAAAGATGACTGA